The stretch of DNA ACCGACTACGTGCCGGCCTTGCTCGACAAGGGCCGCACCCGCGCCGCCGCCGAAGGCCTGACGGTCGAGTTCCGCGAAGCCGATGCCGAGGCGCTGCCCTTCTACGACGGCAGCTTCGACGTCGCGCTCTCGACCTTTGGGGTGATGTTCGCCCCCGACCATGCGCGCTGCGCCGCCGAAATGATGCGGGTGGTGCGCGGGGGCGGCCGCATCGGCATCGCCAGCTGGACGCCGGAAGGCTTCATCGGCCAGCTGTTCAAGACCGTCGGGCGCCATGTTCCGCCCCCAGGCGGGCTGGCCTCGCCGGCCATGTGGGGCAAGGAAGACTACCTGCGCCAGTTGTTCGGCCCTAATGCGGCCAGCATCCGCGCCCAGCCGAAGATGTTCAACTTCCGCTACGCCTCGCCCGCGCACATGATCCAGGTGTTTCGCGACTATTACGGACCGGTGCACAAGGCCTTCGCCGCGCTTGATCCGGCCGGCTAGCAGGCGCTGGAGCAGGACATGATCGCCTTGCTCGACCGTCACAACACGGCGGGCGACAACTCGCTGGTGGTGCCGGCAGAGTACCTGGAAGCCGTCATCATCAAGCGCACGCCCGAGGTCCTTCACTAGTTCCAGGCTTGCGCACGCATGACGGTTGGTGGCAGGGCGGCACGGCGTTACAATCGGCGGCATCCAGTCGAGAAAGGGTGCCATGCGTTTCGCCGCCGTCCTGTCCTCCCTGCTGCTCGCCGCCGTGCCGGCCAGCGCCCAGACCGAAGTGAAGATCGGCACCGCCTCGCCGCTGTCGGGCCCCGGCGCCCACCAGGGCAAGGACATCGAGAACGGCGCCCGCATGGCGATCGACGAACTCAATGCCAAGGGCATCGCGATCGGCGGCGAGAAGATCAAGTGGGTGCTGCAGGTGGAAGACGACGCCAGCGACCCCAGGACCGGCACGGCGGTGGCCCAGAAGCTGGTCGACGCGCGCGTGGCGGGCGTCGTCGGACACCTGAACTCGGGGCCGACCGTGCCGGCCTCGAAGATCTATGCCAGCGCCGGCATTCCGCAGATCTCGCCGGCCGCCACCACGCCGGTGTACACCGACCAGGGCTACAAGACCGCCTTCCGGGTAGTGGCCAACGACAAGCTGATCGGGCGCACGCTGGCGCGCCATGCACTCGGCGCGCTCAAGGCGAAGCGGATCGCCGTGATCGACGACCGCACCGCCTTCGGCCAGGGCCTGGCGGACCAGTTCGCGCGCGAAGTGAAGAGCGGCGGCGGCGCCACCATCGTCAGCCGCCAGTTCACCCACGACAAGGCGACCGACTTCAGCGCCATCCTGACCCAGATCCGCGCCCAGCGCCCGGACCTGATCTTCTACGGCGGCATGGATGCGGTGGCCGGACCCATGCTCAAGCAGATGAAGACCCTGGGGTTGCAGGCGACATTCGTGTCCGGCGACGGCGTCTGCTCGGAAAAGCTGCCGCTGCTGGCCGGCGACGCGCTCGGCGACGACAAGCTGTTCTGCGCGGTCGCCGGCGGCGTCACCGGCGCCCAGGAGGCCCGCTTCAATGTCTTCACCGAGCGCTACCGCCAGCGCTACGGCAGCCCGGTCGAAACCTATGCGCCCTATGCCTACGACGCGGTGATGGTGTTCGCGGCCGCGATGCAGAAGGCCCAGTCGGTCGAACCCGCGCGCTTCCTGCCGGCCCTGGCGGCCATCCGGCACGAGGGCGTCACCGGCAGC from Massilia varians encodes:
- a CDS encoding branched-chain amino acid ABC transporter substrate-binding protein, coding for MRFAAVLSSLLLAAVPASAQTEVKIGTASPLSGPGAHQGKDIENGARMAIDELNAKGIAIGGEKIKWVLQVEDDASDPRTGTAVAQKLVDARVAGVVGHLNSGPTVPASKIYASAGIPQISPAATTPVYTDQGYKTAFRVVANDKLIGRTLARHALGALKAKRIAVIDDRTAFGQGLADQFAREVKSGGGATIVSRQFTHDKATDFSAILTQIRAQRPDLIFYGGMDAVAGPMLKQMKTLGLQATFVSGDGVCSEKLPLLAGDALGDDKLFCAVAGGVTGAQEARFNVFTERYRQRYGSPVETYAPYAYDAVMVFAAAMQKAQSVEPARFLPALAAIRHEGVTGSIAFDAKGDLRDAAMTLYTYRQGKKVKLQVVRGK